The genomic region CATGCCCTGACCCATGCCATCGCCGCGCGGGGCGTGGAGACCTGGGCGCTCGACATCCGCGGCCATGGTGGATCCGGCACGCGCGGCGATATCGGCTATGTCGGCCAGCTCGAGGACGACCTCGTCGACTTCGTCGCTCAAATCCGCAAGACCGCACCGGAGCTGCCGCTCACCTTGATCGGCCATTCCGCCGGCGCCGGCTTCTCGCTGCGCGTCGCCGCGACGCCGATCATGCAGGACATGTTCGTGCGCACCGTGCTGCTCGCACCCTATCTCGGCTATGACGCGCCGACCAACAAGCCGCATGCCGGCGGCTGGGCCAATGTCGACCTGCCGCGCTTCTTCGCGCTGGCCACGCTGCGCAAGATCGGCATCGACTGCTGTTCGCAGCTTCCGGTGCTCGCGCTCGCCGTGCCCGCGAGTTCGGCAAAATATCTCGTCGCCACCTATTCGGACCGCCTGACGCGCAATTTCGCGACGCGCGGCTATCGCCTCGATCTTCCGGCGGCGACACGTCCGGTCACGATCTTCGGCGGCGCCGAGGACGAGATGATGATCTCGGATAAATATGCAGAAACCGTGCAGGCGGTGAAGCCATCGGTCGACGTCAAGATCATCGACGGCATCAACCACATGGGCATCGTCACCAACCCGAAGGCGATCTCGGTCATCGCCGACGATGTGACGACGCGCGGGACAGGGCAGTCATGATCGACAGCAAGGAAGCCTCCGCGGCGCTGGCCGATATCGACGACATCGTCCAGCGCGTGAAGCAATCGCAGCTCTATGAGCTGGCGAGCCACGCCGCCGTCTGGTGGGGCGCATTGGTGTTCGCGGGCAATCTCGTGACCTGGCTTTGGCCGGTCTATGCGGGCTACGCCTGGGTTGCCGTGGACGTTTTGGGCGCCGGCGGTCTGGTGGTGCTGCGCATTTTCAATCCGCCGCATCACTCCCATGGCACCGCTTTCAACGTCAGACTGCTTCTGGTGTTCGTGCTGTTCTTCGCCTTCGGTTATCTCTGCACCAACGTGCTCGGTCATTTCGGTCCGCGCCAGCTGGGCACGTTCTGGCCGCTCTACTTCATGCTGTTCTATTCGCTGGCGGGTCTCTGGTTCGGCTATGCCTTCATGGCGATCGGTCTCGGCATCTCCGCGCTGACGCTGATCGGTTATTTCTACATCGGCGAGGCGTTTCCGCTCTGGATGGCCTTCGTCAATGGCGGAGGCCTGATCCTCGGCGGCCTCTGGATGCGGCGGATCTGATGGCCGAGCTCGACGACATCATCCACCAGCCGTTGCGGCTGAAGATCATGGCGGCGCTGAATGCGCTGCCGGGCACCGGCGGCCTGGAGTTTTCGCGATTGAAGAAGCTCACCGGCGCGACCGACGGCAATCTCGGCGCGCACATCGAGACGCTGGCCAAGGCAGGCTACGTGTCGGTGGAGAAGGCCTTCGTCGGCAAGAAGCCGCAGACCACGGTGACCGCGACCGCTGCGGGGCGCGGAGCGTTCGCGCGGCATGTGGCGACGCTGCAGGAGATTATTGCGGGGAAGCAGGGGTAGGACGTACTCATAAACGTCGGCTTACTAACGCAAAGCGGAAGTCTCCCCACCTCGGGCATGATCGATGGCTTGTGACCCGAAGCTGACCTGCGAGGCTCGCCCGTACAACGATAGTCCATATCAATTTGGGATTGCCGGCATTGCGATGGCCGATTGCTGCGGGTCCAAAGCTATCTCGATACACGCTCCTTCAAAATGTCCGCATCTTCAAGTGCCAGAAGCTCATTGCGACGATTGAGGCACCCACGACATCGATTAATCTATGTTAAGGCCGCGCCCGTAACTGGGAGGTAAAATGTTCCCAACGGGGAAGGCGTGCGATGGACTACCGCGCTTATATCATGGGCGAGGACGGGCGGATCAGCGGCGTTCATGAGATCGATTGCGCCAACGACGACGAGGCCACAGCCAAAGCGAGACAGCTGCTCGACGGCCACGATTTAGAAGTGTGGCACAGAGATCGGCGCGTCACTGTTCTCAAGCACCACACAAGACAGTAACGCCGCTCAGTGGCGGTCGCGGCCATGCAATGTCCCCGGTCAGGCGGCGCTTAGCGGACATGCTCATCAGCTTGTCCTGACGCCGATAACCGCCATTAGCGGACCCTCGCGAACCCGTACCTACGGGGGAACCAAGGGGCCCGTGATGCGTTAAGAGCAGTTCGGCGGGCCGGAGGGGCGTCCGCCCATGTTTATTGCACGAACGACGCTCGTATCGGGTCGTCGTTCCTCTCGCCCCCGAGAGCCGGGCACCCGCATGTCGAACGTAGAAGAATTCCCACTCTCCGCCCGGCACCGCCCCACGGAGTTCGAGGCCCTGGTTGCGGCCGGCGCTGCCGCGCTCGATGCCATTCCGGGCGCAGTCTATCTCTGTGACGCGGAGGGGCTGCTGGTCGCCTATAACGCGGAGGCTGTGGTGCTGTGGGGGCGCACACCTGATGTCGGGAGGGAGCGCTTCTGCGGTTCACACCAGCTCTACCTGCTGGATGGAACTCCCCTCGCGCATGCCGACTGCCCCATGGCCACCGCCGTTCGCGCGGGAACGCCGACGCGCAATGCCGAAGTGATAATGGCGCGGCCGGATGGCTCTCGCTTCACGGCCATGGTCAACATCCGGGCGTTGCGCGACTTTTCTGGTCGCATCCAGGGCGCCATCAATTGCTTCCAGGACATCACCGGACGCAAGCAGGTCGAGGAGGAAGTCCGCCGCACGACGCAGGATCTGCAGGACTTTTTCGACAATGGCGCGGTGGGCCTTCACATCGTCAGTGGCGAGGGAATTATCATTCGCGCCAATAAGGCCGAATTGGATCTGCTTGGGTACCGGCCCGAGGAGTATATCGGGCGTCATGTCGCCGAGTTCCACGCCGACGCTCCCGTGATTGGCGATATTCTCCAGCGTCTTTCGTGCGGTGAGCCGCTGCAGCGCTACCCTGCCCGGCTGCGCGCCCGCGACGGCACGATCAAGCATGTCCTGATTACCTCGAACAGCCGCATTGTGGACGGCAAGTTTGTCAACACGCGCTGCTTCACGACCGACGTCACCGAACTGCATGCTGCCGAAGAGGCACGGCAAGCAAGTGAGGCGCGGCTTGCGGCGACTTATGAGGCCGCCAGCGTCGGCATTTCGGAGACCGACGAGAACGGTCGCTTCTTGCGGGTGAATGATTCCCTCTGCCGCATCACCGCGCGCAAACGCGACGAACTGTTGGGGATGACCTTCCTCGACTACACCGATTCCAACGATCAGACCGAAGATGCCGAACTGTACGCGCGGCAAGTCCGCGGCGACATCGAGAACTACACGGTTCGCAAGCGTGTACTACGGCCTGACGGGTCCGTTCGCCATCTGGATATCTTCAGTTCGTCGGTGCGGGATTCGGAAGGCTGCTTCCTTTATGGCGTGCGGGTCGCTCAGGATGTCACCACCACCAAGCAACTGGAGGATCGCTTGCGTGAAGGCGAGCAGCGCATGCGCGATCTCCTCGAGGCGTTGCCAGCAGCCATCTACACGACGGACGCCAAGGGGCGCATTAATTTCTTCAATCGGGCTGCCGTCGAGATGGCGGGCAGAACGCCGCAGCCAGGCGACGAATGGTGTGTGACCTGGAAGCTCTATTGGCCCGACGGCTCGCCGCTGCCGCACAATGAATGCCCGATGGCTGTTGCGCTGCGCGAAAACCGGCCGGTTCGCGGTGCCGAAGCGGTGGCCGAACGTCCAGACGGCAGACGCGTGCCGTTTATTCCTTTTCCAACGCCGCTGCGCGACGCGGACGGCAATCTGGTCGGCGCCATCAACATGCTCGTCGACATTAGCGAGCGGAAGAACGCCGAGAACGCTCAAAAGGCTCTCATCGACGAACTAAACCACCGTGTGAAAAACACCCTGGCCACGGT from Bradyrhizobium lupini harbors:
- a CDS encoding transcriptional regulator — translated: MAELDDIIHQPLRLKIMAALNALPGTGGLEFSRLKKLTGATDGNLGAHIETLAKAGYVSVEKAFVGKKPQTTVTATAAGRGAFARHVATLQEIIAGKQG
- a CDS encoding alpha/beta hydrolase, yielding MAIRVLRGVLNGLKWALCAVGGVALILAVMIATPLERPPEMRSVSDSAKGIDWSTLPPLERFQARDGTWIGFRHYAANGLATGRGAIFIHGSSGSSGTVNHALTHAIAARGVETWALDIRGHGGSGTRGDIGYVGQLEDDLVDFVAQIRKTAPELPLTLIGHSAGAGFSLRVAATPIMQDMFVRTVLLAPYLGYDAPTNKPHAGGWANVDLPRFFALATLRKIGIDCCSQLPVLALAVPASSAKYLVATYSDRLTRNFATRGYRLDLPAATRPVTIFGGAEDEMMISDKYAETVQAVKPSVDVKIIDGINHMGIVTNPKAISVIADDVTTRGTGQS
- a CDS encoding PAS domain S-box protein, yielding MSNVEEFPLSARHRPTEFEALVAAGAAALDAIPGAVYLCDAEGLLVAYNAEAVVLWGRTPDVGRERFCGSHQLYLLDGTPLAHADCPMATAVRAGTPTRNAEVIMARPDGSRFTAMVNIRALRDFSGRIQGAINCFQDITGRKQVEEEVRRTTQDLQDFFDNGAVGLHIVSGEGIIIRANKAELDLLGYRPEEYIGRHVAEFHADAPVIGDILQRLSCGEPLQRYPARLRARDGTIKHVLITSNSRIVDGKFVNTRCFTTDVTELHAAEEARQASEARLAATYEAASVGISETDENGRFLRVNDSLCRITARKRDELLGMTFLDYTDSNDQTEDAELYARQVRGDIENYTVRKRVLRPDGSVRHLDIFSSSVRDSEGCFLYGVRVAQDVTTTKQLEDRLREGEQRMRDLLEALPAAIYTTDAKGRINFFNRAAVEMAGRTPQPGDEWCVTWKLYWPDGSPLPHNECPMAVALRENRPVRGAEAVAERPDGRRVPFIPFPTPLRDADGNLVGAINMLVDISERKNAENAQKALIDELNHRVKNTLATVQSLANQTARHAADLQEFLPTFTGRLLALARGHDLLTKRNWQDTPFEKLVHDIVAPMSGGRVLTSGPHVELDARMALSITMVLNELLTNAAKYGALSVPNGSVSLTWRISAGERSQAVLDCEWHERGGPPVTPPKRRGFGTRLMERCVEHDLAGEFDLVFEPEGTRCRMVFPIMPAASNG